The window ATGTTCGCTAATTCAAAAAACgtccacgaatttgaaaaaaaaatcatgattcaAAAAATATTTGCTAATTCGAAAAAATTTCATGATTCGATAAAAATCACTAATTcataaaatgttcacgaatttggaaaaaatataCAAGATTTTGAAAATTTAGTCTAtagttttaaaatgttcattatttagaAAATTTTCCGTGAATGTAAAAACATGTTCATGACTTAAGAGAATGTTCACAAAtttctaaaaaatgttcaaaatttaagaaaatgttcacaatttcaaaaaaaatcgtgaGTTAAAAAATTGTTCAAGGttacaaaaaaatgttcatgattttggagAATGTACAccaattagtaaaaataaaaccacggttttgaaaaaatgttcatcattccaAAAAAAAGTTAAAGACTTAAAAAATAAATCACAAATTAATAGATTTTCGGAAATTGGGAAAAATGAGTAAAAATAAAAACATATAAGtagagaaaaaacaaaagaaagcagaaaaagagaaggaaaaacgaaaaacccggttcagggaaggttctagaaccttcccaaaccGGTTCGGGGTGAAACcccgaaatgggccggcccatgttaACAGCAGCGAGCGAGGGGTACGCGTTACATCGCTCCCGTATCGCGCCGTATAGAAATCCAGGGCTGAGCTCTCGATTTGGCACGATGTTCCGTAcctccatgggcctccttttttgaCTAGTAAtcgtgtacgtgcaaatgcacgtattGATTAATGCAAAAATAATGTTGCACATATTAATTTTCATTCGGTTTTCCAGCTATATAATGAGTACACATAAATTTCCAGTGATAAAAAAAATGTACAATACTATCAAGCTTGTTGTTCCCTGTTTCTTGCCTCGAAGGTTttgtctcgttacaacattccatcaaatacaaaagaTACTAATAGACAAGTCTTTGCCTGTCGAAGGAAATTGCGTAGCTAAAAATAATATATATGCAGTACAAACAATATATTGATAGAAACCAGAACTGAATTATTTCAAGTGTTCATGGAACACAACACCCATTTCTGCACTTCTCTTGGGGCTGCGaaaatgaaaacaaaacaaagagGCTTATTCCAGTCTGGTCAGGAGATCATATTTGGACTACAAAATTGAAACCCTAAGTTCGAACTGTCGGGAAGTCCATGTCTCCCTAATAACAAGAAGACAATGCAATCTCACATCTTCTCAACGTCCCAGATAAAGAAACTTCATAGTGTAGCAAAAATTTGTTTGCTCCATCGGCAATCGCATAGATGCAGAAAACAAGTTGGCCAATCCATCAGCATGAAGAAAATTCACATTGTTAAGAATTTGAATGGTAGAAAGGCAATTTGATGAAAGTGATCAAaatgaatgcacatggtaaaccctATAGACAAATCTAACAACTTGCGATGAACACATAGGCCAAGATAGCAAAAACAATGAGTCCATCAGAACATTTTCTATAACATCAAATGAGAAACATAGATTGTAACTCATACAAATAAACAACCTGGTAAAGTTTCTGTCGGCTGGTCATCTAGATTTACCTATCAGCATTTTTTCTACAAATTAATCGTGTTCTAGATAATTGTCTTCTTTTCACAGGAAATGCTAGCTTGCGATAATGTTCTGCATAACCTTGAATCCACTGCATATTTTTTACAGCTTGAATCCTTTGTATCCGAATAATGCATAGAAAAACAAATTATACACTTAACCTGGATCGGTGATGGTAAAGCTACGCAATGGTAGAAAGAAATATCACTTCACTCTTCAGTTTCATTCATACAGTAAGCTTAGTCAGATTATTTCCCTTATTATAGATTCATTTTGGCTTATATACAACAATCTAAGCACAAATCTAAAAGCTGAGAGAGGACTTACGATAAATCATAACAAGCTCAATCGAAACATGGAAATTGCAAAATATCATAGGAAAATGTTTTTAGCAGAAAAAAATCCATGCCAATTTAGAAGATAACTCAACATTGTTCAGTTATGGTCATATGTCAATATATATAATCAGTAAGTACGGAAACTCTACCTATTATTAAATCTTCCTTCAGTAAGATCCCTCCGGTGTTGTGaacacaacaatatagaagctagaATAAGAGAAAAGGGTAATTAGGGAAACTGCAAAAAATAATCACACCGCTACATGATCTTGGAGAGAACAAATGTGAACACCACATAGCGAGGAAACTCTCTTGATGAATATAATACTTATTGTTTAATATTAAGATGTCCTCGACAGCGGCGACGGCGGCACCTCCGGCTAGAAGAGGGTGGCACAACTCGGGGTGGGTGAGCTATGGCATCGAGCGAGTACATGACTCTCCCGACTATACTTACATGTTCAGCAGCACTCACTGTCAAACAAATATATATTAAGATTTCAGGTCATCAACGCATACATGAAATTCGAGAAAACAAACTCATGAAATAAACTGATAAAATGATGGATAATATAAAACTTAGACAATTGCAGTTGTGAGGTAATCAGGAAAAGATGCAAGCAGGTCACATACCAGGGCAGTGGCTGTAGACAACCTCCTAGGCTTCTTGTCCTATCTTTTTTCCTCACAAGCTCCACATAATCACTTCACTGAACCAAGAAATGAGATCACCTATTGATAGTTAAGCATGATTTTCTGATCATCAACTCACTTGTTAGGTTAAAAATATTTATAAAGATGATTATTAGATCAGCATGCCTTGTTTCTTGCCATATTGGTGGCAGTTGGAGGCTGATACTTGTGATGTGCAGTTAAATGATTTAAGGCGGACTTGATTTGATGCCTATGTCTGACTATATCCGGCAATGGATACTGAATAATCGCATCATATTTTGAGATAGCAGTAAGGTGGCATTATCATAATACTTTAGCTTATTTACCAGATTACATTAGTTGCAAAATATTTACCTATCTACAACAGGAAATCCTATCTGTATCAGTATTGATGGAGCTAACACTAAACAGTATAATCAACATGCGTAGTTGAGAGCCCTCTTCCTCTCATTCCATGTTATACATGCTTTTATCCTGAAGTTAAGTTCTAATCAACAGTAAAGTTGGTGGTGTAGAAAAAACAGGATCAGGTGTATACGTCCAATTTCAAACCACAACAGGGCCTACAAGGAGGGAATTAGCTAGGAAACGGAAGAAGCCTGAAAGGTAATCTTGATTAATTCTAAAATGGCAGACCATTATGGATGCGGGCGAGCTGCCTGAAAGAACGTGAACATTGTTCATTGCAAAAATTCAGAAATTTGTCATTCAGTAATGGAGCACACATATGCCAGCGATCCAGACACAGAACATGCACAAGCAGAACACCCACGCAGAGCACGGACGCACACAGTGGTAGACACACACGGAGAGGGGAAGGAATCCATACCAGAAAAAACCAAAGGGAGGCTCGCTCAGCTGGTTGGGGAGGCAGAGGTCCGCCGACGCGTTGAGCCGGAGGTCCGTCATTCCGCCGTCACGTCGGGAAACAGGTAGAGGCGGCACAAGTCGAGGCGGGGGTCTGCCGGCGCGTAGAGAAGGCGGTCGCCAGTCAGCCGGCACGTCGGGAAAGAGGTGGTCAGGCGGAGGTCGTCCGGCGCGTGGAGGCGGAGGTCCACCGGTCCGCCGGCCCGCCAAGTCGCCCAGGCAGCATGCGAGGATGGTCGGGGTGGGCAGGGGCCGTGCGGGATTTGCAGACGGCGACGAGGACGAAGGAACGCCAGGGCCCGCTGCTGCTGCGGGCGCCGACTAGGATGGGCTATTCCGGACGGCGGCGACGACAGAGGGGCGGCAAAGGAGCGCTGGCGGCGGCGCGTGGGTGGATGGTGGCCGTGTTCCTTTTTTGGTGAACTGTTCGCTCGAGGTGCGCGTGCGTGGATGGTGGCCGCGTTCCTCTTTTTTTAACTGTTCGCTCGAGGTGGGGAGCATGCGCACGCGATGGGAGAGCGGCGGTGGTAATGGCATGATGGGTAATTAAAGTGTAAAACGCGTTTAGTATGCTGAAGGGATGTAGACCATCAGATTGTAGGTTTCGATGGATAGGATGATCTGATTCTCCGCCCTTTttttcttttatagtggtagtagataaaGAAATAGTAGTACAAATCTAGCCCACAACTAAtctagaaaatataaaaataaaatcTAGCCCACGATTAGAAAAAGGAGCAAGCGTTCCCACGATTCCAAACCGGGCAACTCGCTCGCTCGTCGCCGCCATCATCGATGCCCTGCGACGCGTGCGGCTGCGCTTGCGGCCAGGCGCGTGAGGAATCAGAGTTCGCGGCGTCACTGCTGGACGCGGAAACGGCACCCGGCGGAGACAGCGCAGCGGCGCCATCGACGGGCTTCTCCATCTCCTGGGAGACGGTGAGGAGTCCGTTCGTTACCTCGAGCCTCGAGGAAGAGAAGGCCAAACTCACCCGGTGCCTTTTCCGGGTAAGTTCACCCTGAATGCGACCGCTGTATTTGTATTCTTAATACTAGTGTTTGGGGCGCCACCCGGTGGCACCGCCTAAAGAAAAGTTTGTGCGGTGCTAGGTAAGGTGACGCCCCTATCCATGGAATTTTAGCTCTGATTgataacatgcatgcatgcacaactGATGCATTACATACAATGCTCCTTTTCATCAAAAAGTGAACCAAATTCAGCAAATAAACAAGCAATTCTTCAAACATTCTGTTGGCAACCATTCAACATAATTCCATAAACGACAAATATAATTTTCTACACAGATCTTATGTCAACTGTTTACTAACAATCCTAGGCATGATGGTGCACTGCCTGGCATGTTGCTGCCCATTTAGCTGACTTGTTTGGTCTCTAAGAGGCTTAGTGCACATGTATATGTATTGCAACAGAGAAATTATAAGTTCAGAACAACTTAAACTGGTTGTAGAGATAATGCGGACCACCCATTATAGTTTTTTCTTGCATATGTTTGTATTTATAGCACAAGTAAGAAGACATACAGAGATACAGCCGGATGGCATGGAAAATGCATTACAGATAACTCTTATTACCGTCACCGCGCTACACTGTTCCGATGCTCGCCTTCCTCATCGCCTACTAGAGCAGCTGCTCGTCGGCGCCATCATTGACTCGCTATTGGAGTAGTATTCAATGTAGACCATGTCCCTCTCGTGGGTGTCAC is drawn from Triticum dicoccoides isolate Atlit2015 ecotype Zavitan chromosome 4A, WEW_v2.0, whole genome shotgun sequence and contains these coding sequences:
- the LOC119286485 gene encoding uncharacterized protein LOC119286485 — its product is MPCDACGCACGQAREESEFAASLLDAETAPGGDSAAAPSTGFSISWETVRSPFVTSSLEEEKAKLTRCLFRALSVLLWLLVVDLFKGHGRLIYSVAILMAFFIGAMWSTLA